From one Pseudomonas sp. S35 genomic stretch:
- the benB gene encoding benzoate 1,2-dioxygenase small subunit: MSLSRDRLLDFLYREARLLDDRQWDEWLACYSPKVEFWMPAWDDQDTLTEDPHSEISLIYYPSRDGLEDRVFRIKTERSSASTPEPRTAHLITNLEVLADDGEQVDLRFNWQTLSHRYKTTDMYFGTSFYRLDLHGEQPLITRKKVVLKNDYIHQVIDIYHI, translated from the coding sequence TCTGTACCGCGAAGCGCGCCTGCTCGATGATCGCCAATGGGACGAATGGCTGGCCTGCTATTCGCCCAAGGTCGAGTTCTGGATGCCTGCGTGGGACGACCAGGACACCTTGACCGAAGACCCGCACAGCGAAATCTCGTTGATCTACTACCCCAGCCGCGACGGCCTGGAAGATCGCGTGTTTCGCATCAAGACCGAGCGCTCCAGCGCCAGCACCCCTGAGCCACGCACGGCGCACCTGATTACCAACCTCGAAGTGCTGGCCGACGACGGCGAGCAGGTAGACCTGCGCTTCAACTGGCAAACCCTCAGCCATCGCTACAAGACCACGGACATGTATTTCGGCACCTCGTTCTATCGCCTGGACCTGCACGGCGAACAGCCGCTGATCACGCGCAAGAAAGTCGTGCTGAAGAACGACTACATCCACCAGGTCATCGACATCTACCACATCTGA
- the benC gene encoding benzoate 1,2-dioxygenase electron transfer component BenC: MTYAIALNFEDGVTRFIDCKVGEKVLDAAFRQRINLPMDCSDGVCGTCKCHCETGAYDLGDDYIEDALSEDEAGERQVLTCQMVPQSDCVIAVPVPSSACKTGTAQFSATVAGITRHADAAVQVSFELDQVPVFLPGQYVNIGVPGSAQTRSYSFSSRPGASRASFLIKHVPGGLMSGWLERAQPGEAVTMTGPLGSFYLREVVRPLLLLAGGTGLAPFLSMLEVLAERGESRPIQLIYGVTRDQDLVMVEALEAFAQRLPGFGFVTCVADPQTAHPQQGYVTQHMASDVLHDGDVDVYLCGPPPMVDAVRQYFKAQGVSPASFHYEKFTPNAIATGDAA; the protein is encoded by the coding sequence ATGACGTACGCCATTGCCCTGAACTTCGAGGACGGTGTGACCCGTTTCATCGACTGTAAGGTGGGTGAAAAAGTCCTCGATGCCGCCTTCCGTCAACGTATCAATCTGCCTATGGATTGCTCGGACGGCGTGTGCGGCACCTGCAAGTGCCACTGTGAAACCGGCGCCTACGACCTGGGCGACGACTACATCGAAGACGCCCTGAGCGAAGACGAAGCAGGCGAGCGCCAGGTGCTGACCTGCCAGATGGTGCCGCAGTCCGATTGCGTGATCGCCGTGCCGGTGCCGTCCAGCGCGTGCAAGACCGGTACCGCGCAGTTCAGCGCGACGGTTGCCGGCATCACGCGGCATGCCGACGCCGCCGTGCAAGTGAGCTTTGAGCTGGACCAAGTGCCGGTATTCCTGCCGGGCCAGTACGTCAATATCGGCGTGCCGGGCAGCGCGCAGACGCGCTCGTATTCCTTTAGCAGCCGGCCTGGGGCGTCACGCGCAAGCTTTTTGATCAAGCACGTGCCAGGTGGGTTGATGAGTGGCTGGCTGGAGCGGGCCCAACCCGGCGAGGCGGTGACCATGACTGGGCCATTGGGCAGCTTTTACCTGCGCGAAGTGGTGCGGCCGTTGCTATTGCTGGCCGGCGGGACTGGCCTGGCGCCGTTTCTGTCGATGCTTGAAGTGCTGGCCGAGCGCGGTGAAAGCCGGCCGATCCAGTTGATCTACGGCGTCACCCGCGACCAGGATCTGGTGATGGTCGAGGCGCTTGAGGCGTTTGCACAACGCTTGCCCGGTTTCGGGTTTGTCACCTGCGTAGCCGACCCGCAGACCGCGCACCCACAGCAGGGTTATGTGACCCAACACATGGCCAGCGACGTGCTGCACGACGGCGACGTCGATGTGTACCTGTGCGGGCCGCCGCCGATGGTTGATGCGGTTCGCCAGTATTTCAAGGCCCAAGGCGTGAGCCCGGCGAGCT